The following proteins come from a genomic window of Malus domestica chromosome 02, GDT2T_hap1:
- the LOC103400045 gene encoding uncharacterized protein, whose protein sequence is METPSSIRRVTRSQTSVAQNNSNIPLSRKTEDSEKALLKSRPRNGKQQQDRSVLIDITNDSPIVGLATGSLKTPSSGILKQRSCRAKNTPGSGEALLRGQVKTLLQQVEEEAELSKISLESRPIHLIQGLVANSPMGLLAPTPANTPQVADISVGASGSSNVGLSSEKPSPLVQEQLISQVVCDIFEGKNQGSLESQKSILSRSLLLDFSEKSEISSVSSEFSSVITDSKEKSSSPDDDNASIWSMQVNASTHDEDEEELADNDKDDYYLKLNEGYGMEEEEEQDGGYNVDELCDGISNICVDETRRVPKFAGKHTRFVYDSEDEIVEEEEEEEEEGSAKTPESASPGALRLKGLPTPKGKHLRFLEEED, encoded by the exons ATGGAGACTCCATCGTCAATCAGAAGAGTCACGAGGTCTCAGACTTCGGTTGCTCAGAACAACAGCAACATTCCCCTTTCAA GAAAGACTGAAGATTCTGAGAAAGCTCTGTTGAAATCGAGACCAAGAAATGGGAAGCAACAGCAAGACCGGTCTGTACTGATTGATATCACCAACGATTCTCCGATTGTGGGGCTTGCAACGGGAAGTTTAAAGACACCGTCGTCGGGCATACTGAAGCAGAGAAGCTGCAGAGCCAAGAACACACCCGGGTCCGGAGAGGCCTTGCTGAGAGGTCAAGTCAAGACCCTCTTGCAGCAAGTTGAAGAGGAGGCTGAGCTCTCAAAGATCTCGCTCGAAAGCCGCCCTATTCACCTGATTCAAGGCCTCGTCGCCAATTCTCCAATGGGGCTCCTCGCGCCAACACCGGCAAACACTCCACAGGTAGCTGATATCTCTGTTGGTGCAAGTGGAAGCAGCAATGTTGGTCTGAGTTCTGAGAAACCTTCTCCCCTCGTCCAAGAACAATTGATTTCTCAG GTGGTATGTGACATCTTTGAAGGAAAAAATCAGGGGAGCCTCGAATCTCAGAAGAGTATCCTGAGCCGGTCTCTGCTGCTGGATTTCTCTGAGAAGTCCGAAATCTCCTCAGTCTCATCTGAGTTCTCCTCTGTGATTACTGACAGCAAAGAGAAGTCATCATCCCCAGATGATGACAATGCTTCCATCTGGTCGATGCAGGTCAATGCTAGCACCCATGATGaagatgaggaagaattagCAGACAACGATAAAGACGACTATTATCTGAAGCTTAATGAAGGTTATGggatggaagaagaagaggaacaagATGGAGGATACAATGTGGATGAGCTCTGTGATGGAATAAGCAATATATGTGTCGATGAGACGAGAAGGGTTCCCAAGTTTGCTGGAAAGCACACCAGATTTGTGTATGACAGTGAAGATGAAattgttgaagaagaagaagaagaagaagaagaaggatctgCAAAGACTCCGGAATCAGCTTCGCCGGGTGCCCTGCGGCTGAAGGGTTTGCCAACACCAAAGGGGAAGCACCTGCGGTTTCTTGAGGAGGAAGATTGA